A DNA window from Streptomyces sp. B21-083 contains the following coding sequences:
- a CDS encoding AMP-dependent synthetase/ligase — MSSSFPSSPTSPQIVAAVGYDGEPLLVEPEIRRLDGAVREVSVPAFVAPATYGSLADIPFDNANEDPEATVLSRRTPEGSWEHVTAAEFAEQVLALAKGLIAEGLVPGDRLAIMARTTYEWTLMDFAAWAAGLVTVPIYPTSSAFQTRWILQDSGAVALAAETTAQAAALGPERDRIPDLKHMWVFEKGHVERLAELGKDVPDQEVAVRRGVLGPDTLATLIYTSGTTGRPKGCALTHGNFFAEVDNAIELLYPVFREQTKDEASVLLFLPMSHVFGRMVAIACIRAGIRLGHAPSLRSEDLLGDLAAFKPTCLLAIPYMLEKVFNTARAKAEAGKRVSSFDRAVSVARRYSEAVEDQRHGIGNGPSRALRTSRAFYDPLVYRRIRNAMGGRVRYMICGGSPLGRPLAGFFAGAGIEIYEGYGLTESTGAATVTPPLKPRVGTVGWPLPGTRVRIAADGEVELSGDQILRGYWDLSAGGVVPAAPEGWLATGDIGSLDEEGYLTITGRKKEILITAGGKSVAPAPMENWLRAHPLISQAMVLGDGRPYISALITLDSPGLTHWRQMQGKHPVPPELLMNDADLRAVIQRAVEEANKLVSRPESIRRFTILPVDFTEEAGHLTPSMKLRRFEVMRDFAAEVEGLYER, encoded by the coding sequence GTGTCCTCGTCGTTCCCGTCTTCCCCGACCTCACCGCAGATCGTGGCCGCCGTCGGCTACGACGGCGAACCCCTGCTGGTGGAGCCCGAGATCCGGCGGCTGGACGGAGCCGTGCGGGAGGTGTCCGTACCGGCGTTCGTCGCGCCCGCGACGTACGGCTCGCTCGCGGACATCCCCTTCGACAACGCGAACGAGGACCCCGAAGCGACAGTCCTCAGCCGCCGTACGCCGGAGGGCAGCTGGGAGCATGTCACGGCGGCCGAGTTCGCCGAGCAGGTCCTCGCGCTGGCCAAGGGGCTGATAGCCGAGGGCCTGGTGCCGGGTGACCGGCTGGCCATCATGGCGCGGACGACGTACGAGTGGACGCTCATGGACTTCGCCGCGTGGGCGGCGGGACTGGTGACCGTACCCATCTATCCGACGTCCTCCGCCTTCCAGACCCGCTGGATCCTCCAGGACTCCGGCGCCGTGGCCCTCGCCGCGGAGACGACCGCCCAGGCCGCCGCCCTCGGCCCGGAACGCGACCGCATCCCCGACCTCAAGCACATGTGGGTCTTCGAGAAGGGGCACGTGGAGCGGCTCGCGGAACTCGGCAAGGACGTGCCGGACCAGGAAGTCGCCGTACGCCGTGGGGTGTTGGGCCCGGACACCCTCGCCACACTCATCTACACCTCGGGCACGACCGGCCGCCCCAAGGGCTGCGCGCTCACGCACGGCAACTTCTTCGCCGAGGTCGACAACGCCATCGAACTCCTCTACCCCGTCTTCCGGGAACAGACGAAGGATGAGGCGTCGGTACTGCTGTTCCTGCCGATGTCCCACGTCTTCGGCCGGATGGTGGCCATCGCCTGCATACGGGCGGGCATCCGGCTGGGCCACGCCCCCAGCCTCAGGTCGGAAGACCTGCTGGGAGACCTCGCGGCCTTCAAACCAACCTGTCTGCTCGCCATCCCCTACATGCTGGAGAAGGTCTTCAACACGGCCCGCGCGAAGGCCGAGGCGGGCAAACGGGTCTCGTCCTTCGACCGCGCGGTGAGCGTGGCCCGCCGCTACAGCGAGGCGGTGGAGGACCAGCGGCACGGCATCGGCAACGGCCCCAGCCGCGCGCTGCGCACCTCGCGCGCCTTCTACGACCCCCTCGTCTACCGCCGTATCCGCAACGCCATGGGCGGCAGGGTCCGTTACATGATCTGCGGTGGCTCACCGCTCGGCCGCCCCCTGGCCGGCTTCTTCGCCGGGGCGGGCATCGAGATCTACGAGGGGTACGGCCTGACCGAGTCCACGGGCGCGGCCACGGTCACGCCACCGCTCAAACCCCGTGTGGGCACGGTGGGTTGGCCTCTCCCCGGCACCCGCGTCCGGATCGCCGCCGACGGTGAGGTGGAGCTGTCCGGCGATCAGATCCTGCGCGGCTACTGGGACCTGAGCGCGGGCGGCGTCGTCCCGGCGGCACCGGAGGGCTGGCTCGCGACGGGCGACATCGGCTCCCTCGACGAAGAGGGCTATCTGACGATCACCGGCCGCAAGAAGGAGATCCTGATCACCGCCGGCGGTAAGAGCGTCGCCCCGGCACCCATGGAGAACTGGCTGCGGGCCCACCCCCTGATCTCCCAGGCGATGGTCCTGGGCGACGGCCGCCCGTACATCTCGGCCCTGATCACCCTTGACTCCCCCGGCCTCACCCACTGGCGCCAGATGCAGGGCAAGCACCCGGTGCCGCCCGAACTCCTCATGAACGACGCCGACTTGAGGGCCGTCATCCAACGGGCGGTGGAGGAGGCGAACAAGCTCGTCTCCCGCCCGGAGTCGATCCGCCGCTTCACCATCCTCCCCGTCGACTTCACGGAGGAGGCCGGCCACCTCACACCGTCGATGAAGCTGCGCCGCTTCGAGGTCATGCGGGACTTCGCGGCGGAGGTGGAGGGGTTGTACGAGCGCTGA
- a CDS encoding MaoC family dehydratase, with translation MTDRSLRTLDRSPALAPLLARGAFASPLKKAALNRSRPDAILPGTRLVLPGVRIDLARLAAYERVCGFPVGDDALPLTYPHVLGFPLAMLLMTERSFPLPLLGLVHTSVEILRRRPLAATGIYELSVYVDELTPHRRGTEASVRTEVREGEDGGRGGGEVPVWESTSTYLARHRSEVPAGARDAGAQDAGARDAGDEPEALPLVTEWRLGEDVGRRYSAASGDRNPIHLHALTARLFGFRRAIAHGMWTAARCLAAHGTPESALVRTDFRAPVLLPGTVEYGADGAGNFELRGGGRVHLRGEVRGVPLRVP, from the coding sequence ATGACCGACCGCTCGCTTCGCACCCTCGACCGGTCTCCGGCCCTGGCACCCCTGCTCGCCCGGGGCGCCTTCGCGTCCCCTTTGAAAAAGGCCGCGCTCAACAGGTCCCGCCCGGACGCCATCCTCCCGGGCACCCGCCTCGTCCTGCCCGGCGTACGCATCGATCTCGCCCGCCTCGCCGCCTACGAACGGGTCTGCGGCTTCCCCGTCGGCGACGACGCCCTTCCCCTCACTTATCCACACGTCCTCGGCTTCCCGCTGGCCATGCTCCTGATGACCGAGCGCAGCTTTCCGCTCCCGCTGCTCGGGCTGGTCCACACCTCGGTGGAGATCCTCCGCCGACGCCCGCTCGCCGCCACCGGCATCTACGAACTCTCCGTTTACGTCGATGAGTTGACGCCCCACCGGCGCGGCACCGAAGCGTCCGTGCGGACGGAGGTACGGGAAGGTGAGGACGGGGGCCGGGGCGGGGGCGAGGTACCGGTGTGGGAGTCGACGAGCACCTATCTGGCACGGCACCGGAGCGAGGTGCCCGCCGGTGCGCGGGACGCCGGTGCGCAGGACGCCGGTGCGCGGGACGCCGGTGACGAGCCCGAGGCGCTGCCGCTGGTCACCGAGTGGCGGCTCGGCGAGGATGTCGGCCGGCGGTACTCCGCCGCCTCCGGCGACCGCAACCCCATCCACCTGCACGCCCTCACCGCCCGCCTCTTCGGCTTCCGGCGCGCGATAGCCCACGGCATGTGGACCGCCGCCCGCTGCCTCGCCGCCCACGGGACCCCCGAATCGGCCCTGGTCCGCACCGACTTCAGGGCGCCGGTGCTGCTGCCGGGCACGGTGGAGTACGGGGCGGACGGCGCCGGGAACTTCGAACTGCGGGGCGGGGGACGCGTACATCTGCGGGGTGAGGTTCGGGGCGTTCCACTCAGGGTGCCGTGA
- a CDS encoding TetR/AcrR family transcriptional regulator, translated as MGAVKNKRMPRAVREQQMLDAAVRTFGQRGYMAASMDEIAELAGVSKPLVYLYLNSKEDLFTACIRREARTLTEAVRAGVEPALPADRQLWDGLRAFFTHTAQNPDGWSVLHLQARTHGEPFATEVAAMREELVAFVTQLIVVAAREAHRDPSLPEREVAGLAVALVGAAESLAAWANTTPGVTAKQAATTLMNFAWAGLDSLMAGHPWSPPPENT; from the coding sequence ATGGGTGCTGTGAAGAACAAGCGGATGCCGCGCGCCGTCCGTGAGCAGCAGATGCTGGACGCCGCCGTACGGACCTTCGGCCAGCGCGGCTACATGGCCGCGTCGATGGACGAGATCGCCGAACTCGCCGGTGTCTCCAAGCCGTTGGTCTATCTGTACCTGAACTCGAAGGAAGACCTCTTCACCGCCTGCATCCGGCGCGAGGCCAGGACGCTCACCGAAGCGGTCCGTGCCGGCGTCGAACCGGCCCTGCCCGCCGACCGCCAGCTCTGGGACGGCCTGCGCGCGTTCTTCACGCACACCGCCCAGAACCCGGACGGCTGGTCGGTGCTCCATCTCCAGGCCCGTACACACGGCGAGCCGTTCGCGACCGAGGTCGCGGCGATGCGCGAAGAACTCGTCGCGTTCGTCACCCAGCTGATCGTGGTCGCCGCCCGCGAGGCCCACCGCGACCCCTCGCTGCCCGAGCGGGAGGTCGCCGGCCTGGCCGTGGCCCTGGTCGGCGCCGCCGAGTCCCTGGCGGCCTGGGCGAACACCACCCCGGGCGTCACCGCGAAACAGGCGGCGACGACTCTGATGAACTTCGCCTGGGCGGGCCTGGACAGCCTGATGGCAGGCCACCCCTGGTCACCTCCGCCGGAAAACACCTGA
- a CDS encoding DUF4229 domain-containing protein translates to MLRYTLMRLGILVACLLVVWGAVYSGIAPRGLGGSNGMWIILLSLVISAPISFVVLRKERDRASVQIVERVDRAKANLEANRSQEDEAIDEAARAQAQAQTQAQSQPS, encoded by the coding sequence ATGCTCCGCTACACGCTGATGCGCCTCGGGATCTTGGTGGCCTGCCTGCTGGTCGTCTGGGGCGCCGTCTACTCCGGTATCGCCCCGCGCGGCCTGGGCGGCTCCAACGGCATGTGGATCATCCTCCTCTCCCTGGTGATCTCCGCCCCGATCAGCTTCGTTGTCCTCCGCAAGGAGCGCGACCGGGCGTCGGTGCAGATCGTCGAGCGGGTGGACCGCGCCAAGGCCAACCTGGAGGCGAACCGCAGCCAGGAGGACGAGGCGATCGACGAGGCGGCCCGCGCGCAGGCGCAGGCCCAGACGCAGGCTCAGAGCCAGCCCTCCTGA
- a CDS encoding GNAT family N-acetyltransferase, with the protein MALTFTLDPAVTPELRDGLLDLWTDVSNAGGAVGFVAPVERETVRPELVKHFVAMAGGRTRLLVAHDEDGRVAATAFLAFNTHRLMTHWVWLYTVMVHPRHQGSGYGRTLLSAAADAARTFEGTEAIRLTCRGGLGLERFYGSCGYKEVGRIPGAIRVAPGDDRDDVIMLLPLL; encoded by the coding sequence GTGGCCCTTACCTTCACTCTTGACCCCGCAGTCACCCCCGAGCTTCGCGACGGGCTCCTCGATCTGTGGACCGACGTCTCCAACGCGGGCGGTGCCGTCGGGTTCGTCGCGCCGGTGGAGAGGGAGACGGTTCGGCCCGAGTTGGTGAAGCACTTCGTGGCGATGGCGGGCGGGCGTACCCGGCTGCTGGTCGCGCACGACGAGGACGGGCGGGTCGCCGCGACCGCCTTCCTCGCCTTCAACACCCACCGTCTGATGACCCACTGGGTGTGGCTGTACACGGTGATGGTGCACCCCCGCCACCAGGGCAGCGGCTACGGCCGCACCCTGCTGTCGGCGGCGGCCGACGCGGCCCGCACCTTCGAGGGTACGGAGGCGATCCGCCTCACCTGCCGCGGCGGCCTCGGACTGGAGCGTTTCTACGGCTCCTGCGGCTACAAGGAGGTCGGCCGCATACCCGGCGCGATACGGGTCGCGCCCGGCGACGACCGCGACGACGTCATCATGCTGCTGCCCCTGCTGTGA